DNA from Hypanus sabinus isolate sHypSab1 chromosome 31, sHypSab1.hap1, whole genome shotgun sequence:
AGAGGTCGGAGATTAAATTCACCCTCCCGGGGCCGACTCCGAAAGTTTATTTCACGACCCTGCGCCTAGTGATCCGCTGACACTCTGCAGGGGGAGAGACCTCCAATCAGCCGGCTGAGGGGAGAAAATGAGTCGGGACTGAAGCGAACCGGTTTCTGTGCAGACTTATATCAGTTGACCTCCCGGAAGAAACATGTCGAGGCTGTGACAGATACAGGATATCAAACGGACGGAGATCACCCGCTGCTCAGCCCTTTCATGGACATTGTGAGTGGCTCTGAAAAGAGCCTTTTGGTAAACAGGTTCAGCTTACGTCACTTCACTTACTGGCAGCGCCGGTTTTCTTGGGCAACAGTACGGCCTGGATGTTGGGTAACACACCGCCCTGAGCGATAGTCACCCCTCCCAGCAGCTTGTTCAGCTCCTCGTCGTTACGGACGGCCAGCTGCAGGTGTCGGGGGATGATGCGGGTCTTCTTATTGTCCCGGGCCGCGTTGCCCGCCAATTCGAGGATTTCGGCCGTCAGATActcgagcacagcagccagaTAGACCGGGGCTCCGGCACCCACCCGCTCAGCATAGTTGCCCTTTCTTAGGAGTCTGTGAACCCGGCCGACAGGGAACTGTAGTCCAGCCCGGGACGAGCGAGATTTGGCCTTGGACCGAGCTTTGCCAGCGCCGCCTTTTCCACGTCCAGACATTTCCACAGTCACAACAACTGCTAACTTCAAAACAAAATAAAGGAATGTTCACCCCGCTCCAACTCGCCCTTTTTATACCTTCTTTGAGAATAGAATCTGATGTTTGTGACTGGTGTGATCCTGCTTATTCTCATTGGTGAAGAGAAACGTCCCAATCGAAGAACTGCCAGAATCACCAATCAGCAGTCCGTAAAAGCAGAAGCGCGCATAGTAAACGTCTCATCAAAGTGCACTGAAATTTGGAAAAAGCCCGCCAAAAATCAAACTATTATTAAAATataatttgaaattaaataattCCAGACCTGTTTTAAGATTGGGTCTTCGCATTTCCCTCTGTTACTGAAACAGGGCCCATTTAATACAAATGTAGTTGATATTGGAGTGTCTGGGAACTCAATTCTCTGATTCCTTTCAAACCTTTCaaaactgtgtgcagttttggtcccctaatctgaggaaagacattcttgccatagagggagtacaaagaaggttcactagattgattcctgggatggcaggactttcatttgaagaaagactggatcgactgggcttatactcactgggatttagaaaattgaggagggatcttattgaaacgtatacaattctaaagggattggacaggaagATGGTTCCCGGTGTTCTGGAAGTACAGAACAAGGGGTcagagtttaagaataaaggggaagccttttaggaccgagatgaggagaaatttcttcaaacagagagtggtggttctgtgcaattctctgcaacaggaaacagttgaggctggtttatTGGCTATCTTtcagagggagttagatatggcccttgtgggtaAAGGGATCAggagatatggagagaaagcaggtacggggttctgagttggatgatcagctatgatcatactgaatggcagtgcaggctcgaagggccgaagggcctactcctgcacctattttctatgtttccatgaacCGAAAAAAAACTGACCCTCAGCTTCTGCCCACAGTCGGTCACTGTGTGAACGTTATCAGGTTATAGACAAACGGCTCTTCTCAAATTGTGACCAGCGTCTAGTCTGCAATTTTAAAAAGTTGTTCTATGAAATAGTCATGAGGTCTTCCAGGCTTGTGTTAAAATGAGATTCAGGTGTTAGCCAACTGCAACCAATAAACTCCTGAAGCCAGAAATAAAACAACAACGGCAGCAATCCTCCGCTTGGCGTGGATACCGAGTGGGACGGACTGATGTGGAGGGGAGGTAACGATTCCTTTTCACTGCAGTGGGAGTTTATGCCAACCGTGACTTAGCTCTTGTAAAAGTCACCGGACATAAAATATGTAtaatttattatctaaatggtaGTACAATTCTCTCATTGAAATTgtgagtggctcttaaaagagccGTTGTGTTTTCGATCATCTCACTGGACAGCTTCACttggagctggtgtacttggtcacCGCCTTTGTCCCTTCGGACACGGCGTGCTTGGCCAGCTCCCCGGGCAGCAGCAGGCGCACGGCGGTCTGAATCTCCCGGGAAGTGATGGTTGACCGCTTGTTGTAATGTGCCAGGCGGGAAGCCTCA
Protein-coding regions in this window:
- the LOC132383858 gene encoding late histone H2A.2.2-like, with translation MSGRGKGGAGKARSKAKSRSSRAGLQFPVGRVHRLLRKGNYAERVGAGAPVYLAAVLEYLTAEILELAGNAARDNKKTRIIPRHLQLAVRNDEELNKLLGGVTIAQGGVLPNIQAVLLPKKTGAANVLGTISSFFPSCAVVPPYQTEMQPVRMLSAVRLWSLQRHIYPVKLTVSIEKKTRPPRPLNINEQFAKATVSLVRSPERLPV